A region from the Schistocerca serialis cubense isolate TAMUIC-IGC-003099 chromosome 1, iqSchSeri2.2, whole genome shotgun sequence genome encodes:
- the LOC126441927 gene encoding uncharacterized protein LOC126441927 yields the protein MAEFGFPLVQTDLRFVIKSYLDKKGIVINCFKDNLPGYEFIKSFLRRHKELTTRFCSSIKRVRAAIDKTVINEYFDHLEVSVKDVSPENIWNYDETNLSDNPGTVNVICKKSIKYVEEIMNSSKTSTSVMLCGNAVGELLPPDVVYRAGNLWTTWTEGGLVGCHYDRTKHGWFDGATFEDWSRVLLLPRLNKQQGMKLVIGGNLSTHIIPEILQQCEENNIRFVCLPPSSIHLTQPLDVAYFAPMK from the coding sequence ATGGCTGAATTTGGCTTCCCACTTGTTCAAACTGATCTTAGATTTGTTATTAAAAGCTATTTGGACAAGAAAGGCATTGTGATCAACTGCTTCAAAGACAATCTGCCTGGTTATGAATTTATTAAATCCTTCCTTAGAAGGCATAAAGAACTAACCACACGATTTTGTAGCAGTATCAAACGTGTGAGAGCAGCAATTGACAAGACTGTCATTAATGAGTATTTTGACCACCTTGAGGTTTCAGTTAAGGATGTCTCTCCAGAAAACATTTGGAATTATGATGAGACCAATCTTAGCGATAATCCTGGCACAGTCAATGTAATTTGCAAGAAAAGTATTAAATATGTGGAGGAAATCATGAATAGCTCAAAAACTTCAACATCTGTTATGCTGTGTGGGAATGCTGTGGGAGAGCTGTTACCACCAGATGTTGTCTATCGAGCTGGGAATCTGTGGACAACATGGACTGAAGGTGGTCTAGTAGGATGCCATTACGATCGCACTAAACATGGATGGTTTGATGGTGCAACATTTGAGGACTGGTCTAGGGTTCTTTTGCTACCAAGACTCAACAAACAGCAAGGCATGAAATTAGTGATTGGTGGCAACTTGTCTACTCACATTATTCCAGAAATTCTACAACAGTGTGAGGAAAATAACATTAGATTTGTGTGTCTCCCTCCTAGCTCCATCCACCTCACACAGCCTCTGGATGTAGCATATTTTGCTCCAATGAAGTAA